A genomic window from Candidatus Pelagisphaera phototrophica includes:
- a CDS encoding DUF6148 family protein produces the protein MLNVLAEAAILKGQSYSIGSRSLSRADLREVKKAIDDLNKQLAALRSGNQITQHRVVPRDI, from the coding sequence GTGCTTAACGTTTTGGCAGAGGCAGCAATCCTAAAAGGCCAGTCCTATTCAATAGGCAGCAGGTCTTTGTCAAGAGCCGATTTACGCGAAGTTAAAAAAGCCATAGACGACCTTAATAAACAATTAGCAGCACTCCGAAGTGGCAACCAAATCACTCAACATAGAGTAGTACCTCGAGATATTTAA